From the genome of Perca fluviatilis chromosome 1, GENO_Pfluv_1.0, whole genome shotgun sequence, one region includes:
- the LOC120565400 gene encoding B-cell receptor CD22-like, whose protein sequence is MCLYTFSPPDGPKLPSVSVSPSAEIVEGSSVTLTCSSDANPAANYTWYKENVDKPLSEGPQLVFSSIQSSDSGQYYCAAENKLGRNTSQYKFIDVKYAPKVGPLSLTPTGEIRENSRVTLTCSSDANPAATYTWYKDGKPLYKNTQIVFSSIQSSDSGRYYCKAENKLGRRTSKSIFIDVKYGPKLPSVSVSPSAEIVEGSSVTLTCSSDANPAATYTWLKSNVKLRPPIEEQQLVLTSIQSSHSGQYTCRARNSLGPNTSKPISIQVKYGPKITSVSVSPSGDIMEGSSVNLTCSSDANPAANYTWYKENEDSPKASGQIFTITDVRPEHSGNYYCEAQNRRGRQNSTLNLIVVAGNSTTIMHIIWPTVVVLMLIALLLLSLWGVGLNSGRRKL, encoded by the exons atgtgtCTTTATACATTTTCTCCTCCAGATGGTCCAAAGcttccctctgtgtcagtgagtccctctgctgagatagtggagggcagttcagtgactctgacctgtagcagtgatgctaacccagcagctaACTACACCTGGTACAAGGAGAATGTAGACAAACCTCTCAGTGAAGGACCACAGCTCGTCTTCAGCTCCATCCAGTCCTCTGACTCTGGACAGTATTACTGTGCAGCTGAGAACAAGCTGGGGAGGAACACATCTCAATACAAATTTATTGATGTGAAAT ATGCTCCAAAGGTTGGTCCCCTGTCTCTGACTCCCACTGGGGAGATCAGAGAGAACAGTAGAGTGACtctgacctgtagcagtgatgctaacccagcagctaCTTATACCTGGTACAAGGATGGTAAACCTCTCTATAAAAATACACAGATTGTCTTCAGCTCCATCCAGTCCTCTGACTCTGGAcgttattactgtaaagctgAGAACAAGTTGGGGAGGAGGACATCTAAATCCATCTTTATTGATGTGAAAT ATGGTCCAAAGcttccctctgtgtcagtgagtccctctgctgagatagtggagggcagttcagtgactctgacctgtagcagtgatgctaacccagcagctaCTTATACCTGGTTGAAGAGCAATGTAAAGCTCAGACCTCCCATTGAAGAACAACAGCTGGTCCTCACGTCCATTCAGTCCTCTCACTCTGGACAATATACATGTAGAGCTAGGAACAGCCTGGGGCCTAACACATCCAAACCCATTTCTATTCAAGTGAAAT ATGGTCCAAAGATTacctctgtgtcagtgagtccTTCTGGTGACATCATGGAGGGCAGTTCAGTGAAtctgacctgtagcagtgatgctaacccagcagctaACTACACCTGGTACAAGGAGAATGAAGATTCACCAAAAGCATCAGGGCAGATCTTCACCATCACTGATGTTAGACCTGAACACAGTGGGAATTATTACTGTGAAGCCCAGAACAGAAGAGGACGTCAGAACTCCACCTTAAATCTGATTGTTGTAGCAG GGAATTCAACAACAATAATGCATATCATCTGGCCGACTGTGGTGGTCCTGATGCTGATTGCTCTGCTGCTCCTGAGTCTGTGGGGGG TTGGACTCAATTCAGGAAGAAGAAAACTCTGA